The following are encoded together in the Candidatus Binataceae bacterium genome:
- a CDS encoding response regulator, which translates to MRRISLPFHANTMDGHDAGVDSNLKHTLADNAWAVLLARVGIAIILVSQPLFIISELRLEGAGGVDPLLLTGFHLFNFTAALIGLSLSWTRRFHDHWRAALFSLCSMIILSSTVLSIATPGGRHEALFVSLLLIMLGTALLVPWEARWQFAMGCVSVLALGANTVLAHNPDPNALYHWLGLVTAACLAQCATAFGVRYRERTQQYQSLREREAQLSESEEKFRRVFETSSDVIVITAVADGRILDVNQEFVDRTGYSREEVIGRKPSELDLWVDPEQVKMLSAAIRAAGFVRNVEGNFRMRDGEPVNALISSVQARINGQDCVISALRDVTQLHKAHEELVAAREAALAASEAKTQFLSCMSHEIRTPLNVILGSADLLAETPLVPEQRHFVERVVKNGATLLELLNSILDLTRVESGQLSLEETPFDPAEVAERVADTLAIRANEGKVDLVVRVAPDVPATVLGDSLRLNQVLTNLVGNALKFTERGEIVVTVERDRDSEAGGALRFAVRDTGIGIPADKLESIFSPFAQADSSTTRKYGGSGLGLAIVERLVRLMDGRVWVESEVGKGSTFYFTARFALPEGASDAAVQPRSDALRGVRVLVVDHNPTCRLSARDILAAHGAEVTEAADAGAALEAIGQAARTASGGFQLAIVDFSRPEAGGFELACRLGTRRQRSAVPIVAVLGAHELSAGFARLREIGLEHYVVKPLKRSDLLAAALAVSSKRPADGATKARDDGNVVKPAAAGTAHALASAVQEPAATIVPPVLDGAAPAKPADPPCRILLADDSVDNRLLIRAYLGKTGYGLDEAENGQVAVEKLKSRRYDLVLMDIQMPVMDGYSAVRQIRQWERESGARHTPIIALTASAFDETVRKAEEAGCDSHLGKPLKRATLLRVIRETALENADEQPASAAA; encoded by the coding sequence ATGCGCCGGATTTCTCTGCCCTTTCACGCCAACACCATGGACGGCCACGACGCTGGGGTGGACTCTAACCTGAAACACACACTGGCGGACAACGCCTGGGCCGTGTTGCTGGCGCGGGTCGGGATCGCGATCATTCTCGTCTCGCAGCCACTCTTCATTATCTCCGAGTTACGGCTGGAGGGCGCGGGCGGCGTCGACCCGTTGCTGCTGACCGGGTTCCATCTGTTCAATTTCACCGCCGCCCTGATCGGCCTGAGCCTGAGCTGGACGCGGCGCTTTCACGATCATTGGCGGGCGGCGCTGTTCAGCCTGTGCTCGATGATCATCCTGAGCTCCACCGTGCTCAGCATCGCAACCCCCGGCGGTCGCCACGAGGCGCTGTTCGTTTCGCTCCTGCTCATCATGCTGGGCACCGCGCTGCTGGTGCCGTGGGAAGCGCGCTGGCAGTTCGCGATGGGCTGCGTGAGCGTACTTGCACTGGGTGCCAATACGGTGTTGGCGCACAATCCCGACCCAAACGCGCTCTATCATTGGCTCGGCCTGGTAACCGCGGCGTGCCTTGCGCAATGCGCGACGGCGTTCGGTGTGCGCTACCGCGAACGCACCCAGCAGTACCAGTCGTTGCGCGAGCGCGAGGCGCAGCTGAGCGAGAGCGAGGAAAAGTTCCGCCGCGTCTTCGAAACCAGCTCCGACGTGATCGTGATCACTGCGGTGGCCGATGGCAGGATCCTCGACGTCAATCAGGAGTTCGTTGACCGCACTGGTTACAGCCGCGAGGAAGTCATCGGCCGCAAGCCCTCGGAGCTCGACCTCTGGGTTGACCCAGAACAGGTCAAGATGCTCTCGGCCGCAATCAGGGCGGCCGGTTTCGTGCGCAACGTCGAGGGCAATTTCCGGATGCGCGACGGGGAGCCGGTCAACGCCCTGATCTCCTCGGTGCAGGCGCGGATCAACGGCCAGGATTGCGTGATCAGCGCGCTGCGCGATGTGACCCAGCTGCACAAGGCGCACGAGGAACTCGTCGCCGCGCGCGAGGCCGCGCTGGCTGCTTCCGAGGCCAAGACCCAGTTTCTCTCCTGCATGTCGCATGAGATCCGCACCCCGCTCAACGTTATCCTCGGCTCGGCCGATCTCCTCGCCGAAACGCCGCTGGTCCCCGAGCAGCGCCATTTCGTCGAGCGCGTCGTCAAGAACGGCGCCACCCTGCTCGAGCTCCTCAACAGCATCCTCGACCTCACCCGCGTCGAAAGCGGCCAGCTCAGCCTCGAAGAAACCCCCTTCGATCCGGCCGAGGTGGCCGAACGCGTCGCCGACACGCTCGCGATCCGCGCCAATGAAGGCAAGGTCGACCTGGTGGTGCGGGTGGCGCCTGACGTTCCGGCCACGGTGCTGGGCGATTCGCTGCGCCTCAACCAGGTGCTCACCAACCTGGTGGGCAATGCGCTCAAGTTCACCGAGCGCGGCGAGATCGTGGTCACGGTCGAGCGCGACCGCGACAGCGAGGCGGGGGGCGCGCTGCGCTTTGCGGTGCGCGACACCGGCATCGGCATCCCGGCCGACAAGCTCGAAAGCATCTTCTCGCCTTTTGCGCAGGCCGACTCCTCGACCACCCGCAAGTACGGCGGCAGCGGCTTGGGGCTGGCGATCGTCGAGCGCCTGGTGCGCTTGATGGACGGGCGGGTGTGGGTCGAAAGCGAAGTCGGCAAGGGCAGCACGTTCTATTTCACGGCCCGCTTCGCGCTGCCCGAGGGGGCCAGCGACGCCGCGGTTCAGCCCCGCAGCGACGCACTCAGGGGCGTCCGCGTGCTGGTGGTGGACCACAACCCCACGTGCAGGCTCTCCGCACGGGACATCCTCGCCGCGCATGGTGCCGAAGTGACTGAGGCCGCCGACGCGGGCGCGGCGCTCGAAGCTATCGGCCAGGCGGCGCGGACCGCGTCCGGCGGCTTCCAGCTCGCGATCGTTGATTTTTCTCGCCCCGAGGCCGGCGGTTTCGAATTGGCCTGCCGGCTGGGCACGCGCAGGCAGCGTTCGGCCGTTCCAATTGTCGCCGTTCTTGGCGCGCACGAGCTTTCCGCGGGCTTCGCGCGCCTGCGCGAGATTGGCCTCGAACACTACGTGGTCAAGCCGCTCAAGCGCTCCGACCTTCTGGCCGCCGCCCTCGCCGTGAGCAGCAAACGCCCCGCCGACGGCGCGACTAAGGCGCGGGATGACGGGAACGTCGTTAAGCCGGCCGCCGCCGGGACAGCGCACGCGCTGGCCTCCGCAGTGCAGGAACCGGCCGCCACAATCGTGCCGCCGGTCCTCGATGGCGCTGCTCCAGCCAAGCCCGCCGATCCGCCCTGCCGCATCCTGCTCGCCGACGATTCGGTGGACAACCGCCTGCTCATCCGCGCCTACCTCGGCAAGACCGGCTATGGCCTGGATGAGGCGGAAAACGGACAGGTCGCCGTGGAAAAGCTCAAGAGCCGGCGCTACGACCTGGTCCTGATGGACATCCAGATGCCGGTGATGGACGGTTACTCGGCGGTGCGCCAGATCCGGCAGTGGGAGCGCGAGAGCGGCGCGCGCCATACCCCGATCATTGCGCTGACGGCTTCGGCCTTCGACGAAACCGTGCGCAAGGCGGAGGAGGCGGGATGCGACTCGCATCTCGGCAAGCCGCTCAAGCGGGCGACGCTCCTGCGCGTGATCCGCGAGACCGCGCTCGAGAACGCGGATGAGCAACCCGCCTCGGCGGCGGCCTGA
- a CDS encoding alanine--glyoxylate aminotransferase family protein — protein sequence MANQSFPELQPAARVLLGPGPSNVHPRVMKAMLSPVVGHLDPDFVKVMEELKRMLRIVFRTCNEITFPVSGTGSAGMEAVLANLVEEGDEVIVGVAGAFGTRLADLAARLGARLHRVDAEWGRIVEPAKIEQALAAAKTPKLVAIVHAETSTGVHQPIEEISKMAHARGALMAVDAVTSLGCVPLEIDGWQIDACYSCTQKGIGAPPGLAPVTFSERAMQAVRARKTPCRSWYFDLALIEKYWGAERLYHHTAPITMNYALYEALRIVIEEGLDARFARHRANAAALQAGLAAMGLKFAAQEGYRLPQLTAVSVPAGIDDAKVRAQLLELFNVEIGAGLGPFRGKVWRIGLMGESSRRENVMLILNALETILESMGYEIARGKSLEAADRAFDGSAGR from the coding sequence TTGGCCAATCAGTCGTTTCCGGAACTCCAGCCGGCGGCGCGCGTGCTCCTCGGCCCCGGCCCTTCCAATGTCCATCCGCGGGTGATGAAGGCGATGCTCTCGCCCGTGGTCGGCCATCTCGACCCCGACTTTGTCAAGGTGATGGAAGAGCTCAAGCGGATGCTGCGCATCGTCTTCCGCACCTGCAACGAGATCACCTTCCCGGTCTCCGGCACCGGCTCGGCCGGGATGGAAGCCGTGCTGGCCAACCTGGTCGAGGAGGGCGACGAGGTCATCGTGGGCGTCGCCGGTGCCTTCGGCACCCGCCTGGCCGACCTCGCCGCGCGCCTCGGCGCCCGGCTCCATCGGGTGGACGCCGAATGGGGCCGAATCGTCGAGCCGGCAAAGATCGAGCAGGCGCTTGCTGCCGCCAAGACGCCCAAGCTGGTCGCGATCGTGCACGCGGAAACCTCCACCGGTGTCCATCAGCCGATCGAGGAGATCTCGAAGATGGCGCACGCGCGTGGCGCGCTGATGGCGGTGGACGCGGTGACGTCGCTGGGATGCGTGCCGCTGGAGATCGACGGCTGGCAGATCGACGCCTGCTATTCCTGCACGCAGAAGGGAATCGGCGCGCCGCCGGGACTGGCGCCGGTGACCTTCAGCGAGCGCGCGATGCAGGCGGTGCGCGCGCGCAAGACACCTTGCCGCTCGTGGTACTTCGACCTCGCGCTGATCGAGAAGTATTGGGGCGCCGAGCGCCTGTACCATCATACCGCGCCGATCACGATGAACTACGCGCTGTACGAGGCGCTGCGGATCGTGATCGAGGAGGGGCTCGACGCGCGCTTCGCGCGCCATCGCGCCAACGCCGCCGCGCTCCAGGCAGGGCTCGCGGCGATGGGCCTCAAGTTCGCCGCTCAAGAAGGCTACCGCCTGCCGCAACTCACCGCAGTCAGCGTGCCCGCCGGGATCGATGACGCCAAGGTGCGCGCGCAGTTGCTCGAACTCTTCAACGTCGAGATCGGCGCCGGACTGGGGCCTTTTCGCGGCAAGGTATGGCGGATCGGCCTGATGGGCGAATCGTCACGGCGCGAGAACGTGATGCTCATCCTCAACGCGCTCGAGACGATCCTCGAATCGATGGGCTACGAGATCGCGCGCGGCAAGTCGCTCGAGGCGGCCGACCGCGCGTTCGACGGCAGCGCCGGGCGCTGA
- a CDS encoding FAD-linked oxidase C-terminal domain-containing protein encodes MLKWLAVEDAAIQAAQSAASLADELTAIVGADGVVSRASELSVYECDGWTIAKNAPDLLVLPRTTAQVSRVLAALDRRGLAFVPRGAGTGLSGGCLPLGAPVMVCTSRMNRIVAIDLANRRAEVESGVVNLNVTNAVAAAGYFYAPDPSSQAACTIGGNIAENSGGPHTLKYGVTTNHVLGVELVLAGGQVVELGGPTEERCGYDLVGAVVGAEGTAGIVTRATLRLLREPQAHRTLLAVFADVDGATRAVSAIIAAGIIPGAIEMMDQLIIQAVEAAFKVGFPPDAGAVLIVELDGLEAGLGRRADQVAHLLTESGASEVKLARDAAERALLWKARKRAFGAVGRLAPNYATQDGVVPRTRLPDILRVISILSRHFKLPIGNVFHAGDGNIHPIVLYDERDPDQVRRAIEAGREILKACVEMGGSLSGEHGIGVEKQQEMPLLFTPDDLLVMSELRRVFDPAGRANPHKVIPQPGACVEVAAPRRQVAL; translated from the coding sequence GTGCTAAAGTGGCTGGCCGTGGAGGACGCCGCTATCCAGGCCGCCCAGTCCGCCGCGTCGCTCGCCGACGAGCTTACCGCGATAGTCGGCGCCGACGGTGTCGTCTCGCGCGCAAGCGAGCTCAGCGTCTATGAGTGCGACGGCTGGACGATCGCGAAGAACGCGCCCGACCTGCTGGTGCTCCCGCGCACGACCGCGCAGGTAAGCCGCGTGCTCGCCGCGCTCGACCGCCGGGGACTTGCCTTCGTGCCACGCGGCGCGGGCACCGGGCTTTCCGGCGGATGTCTTCCGCTGGGGGCGCCTGTGATGGTCTGCACGTCGCGGATGAACCGGATCGTCGCCATCGACCTCGCCAACCGGCGCGCCGAGGTCGAAAGCGGCGTGGTCAACCTCAATGTGACCAACGCGGTCGCCGCCGCCGGCTACTTCTACGCGCCCGATCCCTCCTCGCAGGCGGCCTGCACGATCGGCGGCAATATCGCCGAGAATTCCGGCGGGCCGCATACGCTGAAGTACGGCGTCACCACCAACCACGTGCTCGGCGTCGAGCTGGTGCTGGCGGGCGGCCAAGTGGTCGAGCTGGGCGGGCCGACCGAGGAGCGCTGCGGCTACGATTTGGTCGGCGCGGTCGTCGGCGCCGAGGGCACCGCAGGAATCGTCACCCGCGCGACCCTGAGATTGCTGCGCGAGCCCCAAGCACATCGCACGTTGCTTGCAGTCTTCGCCGACGTGGACGGCGCGACCCGCGCAGTTTCGGCGATCATCGCGGCCGGAATCATCCCCGGCGCGATCGAGATGATGGACCAGCTTATCATCCAGGCGGTCGAGGCCGCCTTCAAGGTCGGCTTTCCGCCCGACGCCGGAGCGGTGCTGATCGTCGAACTCGACGGCCTGGAGGCTGGGCTTGGCAGGCGCGCCGACCAGGTCGCGCACCTCCTGACTGAGAGCGGGGCGTCGGAAGTCAAACTTGCGCGCGACGCAGCCGAGCGGGCGCTGTTGTGGAAGGCCCGCAAGCGCGCCTTTGGCGCGGTCGGGCGGCTCGCGCCCAACTATGCGACCCAGGACGGCGTGGTCCCGCGCACCCGCCTGCCAGATATCCTGCGCGTGATTTCGATCCTAAGCCGCCATTTCAAATTGCCGATCGGCAACGTCTTCCACGCCGGCGACGGCAATATCCATCCGATCGTGCTCTACGACGAGCGTGACCCTGACCAGGTGCGGCGCGCGATCGAGGCCGGCCGCGAAATCCTCAAGGCGTGCGTCGAGATGGGGGGGAGCTTAAGCGGCGAGCACGGGATCGGCGTGGAGAAGCAGCAGGAGATGCCGCTTCTATTTACGCCCGACGACCTGCTCGTGATGAGCGAGCTGCGGCGGGTCTTTGACCCCGCCGGCCGCGCCAATCCCCACAAGGTCATCCCGCAGCCGGGCGCCTGCGTGGAGGTCGCCGCGCCGCGCCGCCAGGTTGCGCTCTAG
- a CDS encoding CopD family protein — translation MVVKGLIGWVIVFHLFGVIIWVGSLLLIESMLSLVSEEVGAARERIILISRRLFQVACNIGAAATVFFGILLMLLEPDALMMGWLHVKLLLVAVLLYLHYRLYRRIMKLENDPAAASAREFKIAHGIVSLLLLAILALAVLKPF, via the coding sequence ATGGTCGTCAAAGGGCTCATCGGATGGGTGATCGTGTTCCACCTCTTCGGCGTCATCATCTGGGTGGGCAGTCTGCTGCTGATCGAGTCGATGCTCTCGCTGGTGAGCGAGGAGGTCGGCGCGGCACGCGAGCGAATCATCCTCATCTCGCGCCGGCTATTCCAGGTGGCGTGCAATATCGGCGCGGCGGCGACGGTCTTCTTCGGGATTCTGCTGATGCTGCTCGAACCGGACGCCCTGATGATGGGCTGGCTGCACGTCAAGCTGCTGCTGGTCGCCGTGTTGCTCTACCTTCACTACCGGCTCTACCGCCGCATCATGAAACTCGAAAACGATCCGGCTGCCGCCTCGGCGCGGGAATTCAAGATCGCGCACGGGATCGTCAGCCTGCTCCTGCTGGCGATTCTAGCGCTCGCGGTGCTCAAGCCGTTCTAG
- a CDS encoding FAD-binding oxidoreductase codes for MRSLLGAERVRAPRGGEALAAALIVEPRDADEVAEVVRVCEAERIALAPLGAARTLAEIRRAPVALGVSLARMNRIVTYEPEDMTVTVEAGIALGALNARLAAHGQRLPLDPPDPQAAAVGALLGAAHSGPLRLSEGTPRDLLIGVRFVGHSGRLVHGGGRVVKNVAGYDLMKVMTGSFGTLGIIHEATFKVRPLPEDYTTGLTAFKSTAAAFAAAAALNDALPLVHLEVLSPAPAARFGYAGAFLTLTGFAGNPSEIAYQRGRIAELASGAEFIEGARANENYELLRDLELAPTPGGAAAMVARLATPPAELARCVEACAAEFRAHAGSGVAEIFVGGDLSPAEARKALARWRAAAHAVRGNLRLLAAAPALRAHLDFFDEPPAGALGLMRRMKTVFDPAGIFNPGCFAGGI; via the coding sequence ATGCGCTCGCTGCTGGGCGCCGAGCGCGTGCGTGCGCCGCGCGGAGGTGAGGCGCTCGCCGCGGCGCTGATCGTCGAGCCGCGCGACGCTGACGAGGTCGCCGAAGTCGTGCGCGTCTGCGAGGCCGAACGGATCGCGCTTGCGCCGCTCGGCGCCGCACGGACGCTAGCTGAGATCCGCCGCGCACCAGTAGCGCTTGGAGTCTCGCTCGCCCGGATGAACCGTATCGTGACCTACGAGCCCGAGGACATGACGGTGACGGTCGAGGCGGGAATCGCATTGGGCGCGCTCAACGCCCGGCTGGCGGCCCACGGCCAGCGCCTGCCGCTTGATCCGCCCGATCCGCAGGCGGCCGCAGTAGGCGCGCTGCTTGGCGCGGCGCACAGCGGCCCGCTTCGGCTCTCGGAGGGAACGCCGCGCGACCTCTTGATCGGCGTGCGCTTCGTTGGCCACAGCGGTCGCCTCGTGCATGGCGGCGGGCGCGTGGTCAAAAACGTCGCAGGCTATGATTTGATGAAGGTGATGACCGGGTCGTTCGGCACGCTGGGCATAATCCACGAGGCGACCTTCAAGGTGCGGCCGCTTCCCGAAGACTACACGACGGGCCTGACGGCGTTTAAAAGCACGGCCGCCGCGTTCGCCGCGGCCGCGGCGCTTAACGACGCGCTGCCGCTGGTCCATCTGGAGGTGCTCAGCCCTGCGCCGGCCGCGCGCTTCGGCTACGCGGGTGCGTTCCTGACGCTCACCGGATTCGCCGGTAATCCGTCTGAAATAGCTTACCAGCGTGGGCGTATCGCCGAGCTCGCATCCGGCGCGGAGTTCATCGAAGGCGCGCGCGCCAACGAGAATTACGAACTGCTGCGCGATCTCGAACTGGCGCCGACGCCCGGCGGCGCGGCGGCGATGGTCGCGCGGCTTGCGACGCCGCCGGCCGAGCTGGCGCGATGCGTCGAGGCGTGCGCGGCGGAGTTTCGCGCACATGCGGGAAGCGGTGTCGCCGAAATCTTCGTCGGCGGCGACTTGAGCCCGGCCGAGGCCCGCAAGGCGCTTGCGCGATGGCGCGCGGCGGCCCACGCGGTGCGCGGCAATCTGCGGCTGCTTGCCGCTGCACCTGCGTTGCGCGCGCATCTGGACTTCTTTGACGAGCCGCCCGCCGGCGCGCTCGGGCTGATGCGCCGGATGAAGACGGTTTTTGACCCTGCGGGAATCTTCAATCCCGGATGCTTCGCCGGGGGCATCTGA
- a CDS encoding heterodisulfide reductase-related iron-sulfur binding cluster encodes MADASSSAAARALADEQPVKPGAPAVRAAPARDVVDYDLLFDCVHCGLCLESCPTYLVTRAEMDSPRGRVYLMKALAEGRIALDRDVVRHFDACLGCRGCETACPSGVHYGRLLERARDYVGRNYQRALGDGFRRAAMRAIFPFPARLRALLWPLRVAERMGLRDVVRRLAPRGLREWIDLVPPRQFGAPLYPQAPAAAKPDAPSAVVHQGCVAQVLTPSENLNSERALAAAGYRVVRLGHTVCCGALDLHDGNLRRGLEFARRNVRALRASGAEAIVCAASGCAAAIASYGELLKDDPELAADARAVSARTSDLGTLLLARGGAVGKLECVVTYHDSCHLVHGMGVREAPRKLLRSVPGVRVVEMAESDLCCGSAGSYNLLEPAMAHELARRKADNIEATGADFVVLGNPGCEFQIAAELRRRGSRVRVIHLADFLALAAAGP; translated from the coding sequence ATGGCGGACGCATCGAGCAGCGCGGCGGCGCGCGCGCTTGCGGACGAGCAGCCTGTGAAGCCCGGCGCGCCTGCCGTTCGCGCCGCGCCGGCGCGCGACGTCGTCGATTACGACCTGCTCTTCGATTGCGTGCACTGTGGGCTGTGCCTGGAGTCGTGCCCGACCTACCTCGTGACGCGTGCCGAGATGGATTCGCCGCGCGGGCGCGTTTACCTGATGAAGGCGCTCGCCGAAGGGCGGATCGCGCTCGACCGCGACGTCGTGCGCCATTTCGACGCCTGTCTCGGATGCCGCGGATGCGAGACCGCCTGCCCCTCGGGAGTGCATTACGGGCGGCTGCTGGAGCGCGCGCGCGACTACGTCGGCCGCAATTACCAGCGCGCTCTTGGCGACGGCTTTCGTCGCGCAGCGATGCGCGCGATCTTTCCCTTTCCGGCGCGCCTGCGCGCGCTGCTCTGGCCGCTGCGCGTCGCCGAGCGGATGGGGCTGCGCGACGTGGTGCGCCGGCTTGCGCCGCGCGGACTGCGCGAGTGGATAGACCTCGTCCCGCCGCGCCAGTTCGGGGCGCCGCTCTATCCTCAAGCACCGGCGGCGGCGAAGCCGGACGCACCGAGCGCGGTGGTTCATCAGGGATGCGTCGCGCAGGTCTTGACGCCGTCAGAGAACCTCAACAGTGAGCGCGCGCTTGCGGCGGCGGGCTACCGCGTGGTGCGGCTCGGGCACACGGTATGCTGCGGCGCGCTTGACCTGCATGACGGCAATCTGCGGCGCGGGCTGGAATTCGCCCGGCGCAACGTGCGCGCGCTCAGGGCGAGCGGCGCCGAGGCGATTGTCTGCGCGGCCTCAGGATGCGCCGCGGCGATCGCGTCGTACGGCGAACTGCTGAAGGACGATCCGGAACTGGCGGCGGACGCGCGCGCCGTCTCCGCACGTACCAGCGACCTCGGCACGCTATTGCTCGCGCGCGGCGGCGCGGTAGGAAAGCTGGAGTGCGTCGTGACCTACCATGACTCGTGCCATCTGGTGCACGGGATGGGCGTGCGCGAGGCGCCGCGCAAGCTTTTACGCTCGGTCCCGGGCGTGCGGGTGGTCGAGATGGCGGAGTCCGATTTGTGCTGCGGCTCTGCCGGAAGCTACAACCTGCTCGAACCTGCGATGGCGCACGAGCTGGCGCGGCGCAAGGCCGACAATATCGAGGCGACCGGCGCCGATTTCGTCGTGCTTGGCAATCCCGGATGCGAATTCCAGATAGCCGCCGAGCTCCGCCGGCGCGGCTCGCGCGTGCGGGTGATCCATCTCGCCGACTTTCTTGCACTCGCCGCGGCCGGCCCGTGA
- a CDS encoding FAD-dependent monooxygenase produces MAKRKLEVAIVGAGIGGLAAAGALRRVGIEVRIYEQAGRFARVGAGIQQSPNAVKVLRGLGLEDRLRRAAFYPHTSLNREWDTGAITNAYPLGGEIEERFGAPHLLLHRGDLRDVLASIVPAEIIQLGKRLVGLDQRGDRVTLTFADGGRAQADAVIGADGVHSLVREILLGPEKPRFTGRVAYRTTYPAARLGELEVDDSTKWWGPDRHIVIYYVRPRREEIYFVTSTPEPDFEVESWSMKGDLGMLREAYAGFHPQVQAVLAACPEVHKWALVERDPLPRWGEGRVVLLGDACHPMTPYMAQGAAMAVEDAAVLSRCLDGVDADGVAPALRRYERSRSERTSKIQLTSRLNTWMRHHTDPSWVYGYDAWTAPLAEA; encoded by the coding sequence ATGGCGAAGCGCAAACTCGAGGTAGCGATAGTCGGCGCCGGAATCGGCGGCCTCGCCGCGGCCGGCGCGCTGCGCCGCGTCGGGATCGAGGTCCGGATCTACGAGCAGGCAGGCCGCTTTGCGCGCGTCGGCGCGGGAATCCAGCAGAGCCCCAACGCGGTCAAGGTGCTGCGTGGCCTCGGACTCGAAGACCGTCTGCGGCGGGCGGCCTTCTACCCGCACACCTCGCTCAATCGCGAGTGGGATACCGGCGCGATCACCAACGCGTACCCGCTGGGAGGCGAAATCGAGGAGCGCTTCGGCGCGCCCCATCTGCTGCTCCATCGCGGCGACCTCCGCGACGTGCTCGCGTCGATCGTGCCCGCCGAAATCATTCAGCTCGGCAAGCGGCTGGTCGGACTCGACCAGCGCGGCGACCGGGTCACCCTGACTTTCGCCGACGGCGGGCGTGCGCAGGCCGACGCCGTAATCGGCGCCGACGGCGTTCATTCGTTGGTGCGCGAGATTCTGCTCGGCCCCGAGAAGCCGCGTTTCACCGGGCGCGTCGCCTATCGCACGACATATCCCGCGGCGCGATTAGGCGAGCTGGAGGTTGACGACAGCACCAAGTGGTGGGGCCCCGATCGCCATATCGTAATCTACTACGTCAGGCCCCGCCGCGAAGAGATCTATTTCGTCACCAGCACGCCCGAGCCCGACTTCGAGGTCGAGTCATGGTCGATGAAGGGCGACCTGGGGATGCTGCGCGAGGCTTATGCCGGGTTCCATCCGCAGGTCCAGGCGGTGCTCGCGGCCTGTCCGGAAGTGCACAAGTGGGCGCTGGTCGAGCGCGACCCGCTGCCGCGATGGGGCGAGGGCAGGGTCGTCCTGCTCGGCGACGCGTGCCATCCGATGACGCCGTACATGGCGCAGGGTGCGGCTATGGCGGTTGAGGACGCCGCCGTCCTCTCGCGCTGTCTTGACGGCGTCGATGCCGACGGCGTTGCGCCGGCACTCAGGCGCTACGAACGCAGCCGGAGCGAGCGGACCTCGAAGATCCAGCTCACGTCGCGGCTCAACACCTGGATGCGCCATCACACCGACCCGTCGTGGGTTTACGGCTACGACGCGTGGACCGCTCCGCTGGCCGAGGCGTGA